The region TCTAAGAGCGGTATCCACCACAAGCATTGTTCTCCGCATGACACCGCCAACATCAGCAGAGCAGAGTATGCCAGGGCAGTGGGCACCAGCTCATCCAGTATTATTCACTCCACCACCTACGCTTCTAGGGAAGTAGGGAGAGATGATGAGATGAGGAGGGAAAGCCACGAGGGGCTCAGCCAGTCAATTGCTCTCGGCACAAGGAAACGTGTGTTCCCTGTGTTGACCCTCGAACACCAGAAAGACTCTGGCAAAGATCACACTCCTCAGACAGAGGAAGACCCGATCCATCAGCACTACCCGCTTGGAATCTCCTCTGCTGGACGGAAGAGCCTCATGAGCAGCCCCCAGAGCCCCCTCAAGTCAGACTGCCAGCCCAACTCGCCAACGGAGTCCAGCAGCAGCAAGAACGCCGGCCTGTCCCAAGCCACCGGGGCGCAAGCTCCGCCAGGTACGCAGGATCCCAAAGCTCGCAACTGGAAGAAGTACAAGTTCATCGTGTTGAATCAGAGCGCGAAGGAAGAAGAGGACCCCGGCTTTCGTTCACCTCAGCGTCTTGGCCTGCAATCCTACCTCCACCCCAGCGACTCTGAGAACCTCGACCCACAAACCACGAGCAAGAGCAGCGATCACAGCGAGGACCTGCCGGTGCCACAGGCGAGTCGCCTCAACAACATAATCAACAGGTGAGGCTCAAGCAAACACATAGCTGCATTGTTTGCTTCAGAGCGgcatcaaaatgtatttttttcttaaagattTAGCAGGATTTGGACAtttgtgagggtttttttgtatattgTGGTTCCAAATGTTTCCccctaaatttttttttcttttggattcTTGATTTTCATTAGAATAATTTTAGGAACTTTATTTTGGAATTACATTTcatctgaagttttttttttgttgttgtctgacTTCAAAGATGTTGTTTCTGTCCATAGTGCACTGGAGGGTTCTCTGAGGAATGGCGACGGCCACCCTCCACACTTCTCCAGCCGACTGAACTGCTCCTCCTGCGGCACGCTGTCCCAACAGCACTCAGACGTCTGTCCCAACACCCCCAGGTCCCGTCTGGCGGAGGACATGGCTGAGCTGCACTCGGAATACTCAGACTCCAGCTGTGGTGAGTTTCTTGCATTCTAATCatcaccaacaaaaacaaatcgaAGAttactgtgtatttttttcgGAGTAGTGGTTGAACTTCACTGTAACTTCTCTCGGACAGAAAACGGCACATTCTTCTGTAATGAATGTGACTCCAAGTTTGCTGAGGAGGAAGCCCTGAAACAACACATGCTCCAAGTGCACAGCGACAAGCCATACAAGTGTGACCGCTGCCAGGCTGCTTTCCGCTATAAGGGCAATCTCGCCAGCCACAAGACCGTCCATACAGGTAGGACCTGGAGTCACACCCGTACGCCTGGTGAGGGAATGCACTTTCACTGctgaatttaaatgattgtCACTCTGTTTTTCAGGAGAGAAGCCGTATCGCTGTAATATCTGTGGTGCTCAGTTTAACAGACCAGCTAACCTCAAGACTCACACGCGCATCCACTCAGGAGAGAAGCCATACAAATGTGAGACCTGCGGAGCTCGTTTTGTACAGGTAAGAACACGCcgagataaaaatgttttcctagTGTCAGTAGCATTAATACACTAATAATATACTATAGTACACTAGGAGTGGGTagttattttcacttttatgctGATAATTTATTGATGAGCATCTATAAGAATGTGTCAGCACGCTCACCAGTACACCGCCGATGTTCAAGCAGTTCTAGTTATCACCGGATTATAATATTTTAGAACGATACTTTCCTTGGTCGCCGTGAAAGgaggtgaatttatttttttcgcTCATGTTCAGGTTGCTCATCTCCGCGCCCACGTGTTGATCCACACGGGCGAGAAGCCATATCCATGCGAGATCTGTGGAACACGCTTTCGTCACCTGCAGACGTTGAAGAGCCACCTGCGCATTCACACGGGAGAAAAGCCCTACCATGTAGGTCTTCACCACATTAAAGATATATTCAAGATGTAAGTAGACTGTAAATGTGCCCTTAAATTAACACACTATCTTCTTTTTTCAGTGTGAGAAATGCAACTTACACTTTCGCCACAAGAGTCAGCTGCGGTTGCATCTTCGACAGAAGCACGGCGCCATCACCAACACAAAGATCCAGTACCGTATGTCAGCGGCAGACATGCCCACCGATCTGACCAAGGCATGTTAGGCTGGAAGGAGGGAGAAGTTTTTAAGAGAGGCAATCTTGACCTTGGCATTTGAAGACCCCAACTTGTACAATCATCCAAAATTGTAGTGCCACACTGTGTTCATTTAAACAAATTGGCTGCGTATGCCATTCTAAACGGGTTTCCACTACATGTGAACGTAGAGCCACATACGGCATCTTAGTcactttattgtttatttatatatatatatatatatatatatatatatatatatatatatattaggtaTATAACTATATGAGTATGATGGAAGCATTTCTAAGCTTTGACGGTACGTATATAAAGCTTTATTTTGTGAGAAGTGAGAAGGATGGAATGTAAACAAtcagtttttttgaaaatatagtATTTTATATCAGAGACTTAATTTTCTGAAAGTATTGAAAATTTTGATTGACGGGTGGTACATATATTTTAAGATATGGATATTTGCCGCTGTACAGATTTGTCTTTACATTTTTACGTAGATGTACGTACTTGTTGCACCACGTCAAGTTGCCACACTCATGTGAAGCGGGGGAAATGTCATTGTGATGGGTTTTAACGTAAAGCGTATCGGACGACTGCCGTCGGGCGGGGATATGCACGAGGTGCTCTGTGACCGTTGCCAGTTGTCGGCGCACATGAAGGGGGGCAACTGCATAAATATTGTGACATATTGTGTAATTATATCTGTGGGATTGCTCTCTGCTGGCAGAGTCAATCGATGTGTTGAAGCTCATTTCAAAGTACTGCTTGGTTATAaccaagaaaatattttgcttcAATTGTATTTGTATAGATgtggtttttgttcttttgatttCCATAAGTGAAGGTTTACAGTTCTTCTCATTGTTCTAGATCCTGTAGTAGAGTTGTGTAGGTGTCAACATTTCGGTTTGTACATACACTGTGTATTCAATGTGCCTTTCTCTCCGGTGACTGAACTCTTCTCCATTCAGCCCAGCTGTATTAAGGTACAACTCAAGGACATAACTCGTCCTCCATCcctgtgtgattgtgtgactgggtgtttgtatatatattttttaacgCTTGTCACCAACCCTAAATCATCCTCATTGTTTTTGGATCTGACTTTTTTAAACTGCATTACAATTATTATTCTACAATGTTTAGATgtatgaatgtaaaataaacgtATTGGATTTCTATGTATTAACCCCAGTGTGAGTTTGTCATATTAGAGACTTCTGAACATTGATGCACATACTGTTAATGTAATCTTAGATGGCCACAAAATATAACATCAAATATATCACGATAAAACTCTACAGATTATTGGGTTATAAAACTTTATCCATAAATAGTTTTTTGCTTATAATTGGcatcttcattttattctgaaaactCTCTTCCTACTGCAGTCGACTGGcggatgtgttttgttttttaactctGCTCACATCTTAACAATCCATAAAACCACTTAACATGTCACCACTGTCCAGCACTTAAACGAACCCACTTGAAGatcaaaatgaatgaagtgGTAGTTCATCTCTGTGTCTGCAAGTGACGAGCCGTAGATATTAGATTTCTATATTCTTATTATTAGACATTACCTGTCCCACACACCAGGGCAGAGCCAGGCTCAGCTGCTGCTGTAACAGTTAAAGGATGAGAGCAAAGACAAACTGCAGCTGCAGACATCAGAAAAGTCCAGTAAACAAACAGATGGACACAATCAGAACATTACATTCACAACTAATACATATTTCCATAATTACAATATTAAACAGTTCATTTCCATTGGTCTGTGTCCATTATTACATTCTACTTTGTCCTGTTTCCAGTGCTACTCACATACAgtaaacaggatttttttttttctgtgttcaggTGAAAACAGCTGCCCTAAAACCTGAATGATTCAAGTGAGTCTGCTCTTCAAAGAGGGATAATTGTGTTGTTAGTCATATTTCCTCCTTTCTTCCAGCATTCAGAGGGTGGGACCTTTAACTAGAAGAATTAGTCCAAGTCCTTTCTTCCACCCTCAAACGGTGCATGATAATAACAGCTATTcgaaaaatcttttaaaaaatgagtgCTCTGTATCTAAAACGATAATACGTTACTCAGGTACCTGTCCTTTGAGAAAACCATCAGCAATTAAAAATCTGACATGTAGACAGCATGGCACGAAAGAAGCAGCTCCCTTCTATAGAAAAATCTCGTCtgtggtctgtctgtctttctgtctacctacctacctgttAATCcctctatctatccatccatccatctctaaTTTCCTTCAACAGCAGAAGGGTGTCTCTCTCCATGATGATGACATTGGGGTCATCAGAATGCAGATCGGTTGAATGTCTTAATTTGGAGGTGCTGTACTGACAGGAACAGAACAAAGACTGATGAAAACAAACTGTCAAAATGTGGTCCATCATTAGATAACATTGTTTGACcatagcctgtgtgtgtgtgtgtttcagtagtGTGTCTTGTCATGTACTTCAAAAACCAGCAGTTTGGCTGGAGTGGAGAAGCCGGTTACTTCCTGGTTAGTTGTATTTCAGTATTTCTGCTTGCTCGGTGGTCATGGGAGTAAATGTTACCGGTTGGAggcttttgtttctttaaagaCATTTTACTTCTAATGTGATGCAGCATCCTGTGACAGTATTGTGTTGACTTTACTTTGTTTGAGCATAGTACTGATGGCCTCAGAGTAGATTTCAGAGTGTGTTACCGAGATGATGACTAAACGCACGGATGAAAACTCTTTCAGCTGCTTTGCACCTGTGGTTTCTTATGTGACACGTACTAAacgtctgcagcagacaggaaacagtttcTTCTGGTGTGCGCTGTCTGTTTTTATTGCGAGGAAGAATTCATTCACAAAATATGTCTGGGTAACCACATAGAAAACATCCACAAGTGCTATAgtcaataaaacataaatgacaataacatgatcaaaatataaataaatttattttgaagtggCATAAAAAATGCTTGTATAACAGAAacactgcagattttttttagactCAGATTTctatttaaacaaaacaaacgatAGCATCAAATGAAACCTCTCTCACAGCTTTGGAGATGAAAACTATGTCCAATAATAATTGAGTTGCAAATTATCGATCAAAAATGTCAGGAATGCAATTAAATTCTCTGTTCAAGCACAGGAAAATGACTGAAACTACTTAATTACAGGAGCTGAACAACACGTTCAGCTTGTTTTAGAATCCTAAAACAAACTCAGAACTCAGACTATTCATTATACACCTTTCCCACCCCAGGTGAAATCCCACCCTGCAGCCCATCACTGCTTCTGCTGCATGGCTTCCTTCCTGGCAGCATCTTGAAGCAGCTGCGTGTCGACTTCATCTGCCGGTAGCTGGACATACCGGACCACCGATCCACGGATGAAACAGTTCTTTACAGAGAGCTGAAGACAAAGAACACAGACACGGTTTGGTGAAAATCATTCAAAGTACTTCAGGTGCttgaagtgatgcagaggaAGTGTCGTTGGATTCATAAAAGGTTCATGGGTTTATGTTTGATGTGACAATAATAACAATCTTTTCTTCTGGTGTCAGAAAATATAGAATGTGTAAACATATGATTGCAGGTACCTTTTCCATTGTCACGAGCACAATGGTGAAGAAGCAACAAAACATGGAAATAATAACTGACACACTTCACGTCAATTATCCTGTATATGCAGAAAACAGATACTCtatgcatttttttgttttagtttgataTTTATGAATGCAATATACCCTACATGGATGAGATGCTTTGCACTAAAGTCTGTAGTTTTCCCATGAGTCTTCACATGTATACGGAGGGAActcattacacacacatgtatgtgtggTCTGTGTTTGGACCGAGCTTCTGAGCTCATTGGACATCAAGGTATCTCAAATAGAACATCAAGTTTAAAACAAACGTGTCCTACAGACTTGACACACTGAAAGAGAAGATGGAGGACAGTTAAACGCACCATGTGAGGATATTTCTCCGGATCGGTGACACTGATGTCTGTGAGCTTAATGTTCAAGTACTGAAACACAAAAGCCAAGAAAAGTAATGTTAAAGTCAAAAGCACGAAAACAGAAGCTGAAAGGCTTTTGttaaatggaagaaaataaataatcactTCTAACCTGGTCGACAGAATGAAGTGTTCCACAGATGCTGAAATGACATGTGGGAATAAAAGCTATTGTCAAAACTAATGGGCATACCGGTGCttcttcaaaaaacaacaagttgaAAGTGGAGGTGGATAATAGTCGTATTTCAAACGATACAACTCTCAACACAACAGGTATCAGAAGTGCTTTTAATATAATGCAAAATGATAGTTTTTATCACTACTGCAGTCTTTAAATGATTCAACCCTGAACAAGAAGCGACTAATATTCTACAGACACCAGCTCCAAGGAgagttcctgaggaatcttggACCATTCCTAACAGAAAAAGACCTCCAGTTCTGGAATATTCTTGTTTTATCTGCTGCAGCCACCTTCCTCAGATCTATGGGAATGTTGTGAAACCTCAGTCTAGAATGTTGTGAAACCAAGTCCTGGCACACCTGGAGGCATCCCTGAGAATAATGGCCAATGAGACCAAGCTTAAGTTTTGCTATAAATGGTAAGATGTTTTCCAGGAGTCCCTGATAATTGATGGAATCCATTAGACCTCAGCGTCACCAGTCTACTGCTGGTCTTTTCATGATATTTCATTTTGCTCCAGACGTACTGCTGATCCATGGGCCCCAAAGTTTGCGTTTGGTTtgatcaaaaacagaaaagatctTTGATATTCTATTGGAGAAGTTTGTGAAACCTGGCACacgttgttttgttttagttttttttacctcatttGAAATGTATGAGATGATAAATGCAATTCAAGGGTGAATCATTTTGTGACTGTAGTAATTAACAACATAGATAGATAATTATTTAACATGGACATGTTATATTCTAATGATGCAAACTGCAACATGCATTGATCATTCACAACTACAGCTTCCAACATTACACTCTTGTAGCAAATAAAACTATAATACGAAAATACAAGACATCATAGGAAAATAAAGCTTACCTCAGGTCGTTTTTGAGCTCGACCACCACATCCTTACCCACCAGAGACTTGAAAAACGAGTAGAAAAGCTGAAAAACAACGTGAAcaaagctaacgttagcagcaGGATAAATGTCGAAGATGAAATGGGTCGCAGTAAATTATCAAATTAAGCCacggaaaaaataaaaaggcgaAACTGATgattaaatatcaaaataaatccTCAGGCAAGAGAGTTGATAGCCAAAGGGGAAAAATAAATCGTAACCATCTCTCACCATTGTTGCCTCGCTTTTTTGCAGTAGCGTCTTGATGACGTTTGGTTTTCTTGCGTAATATTGCTGCGACGCAAGAATAGGGTGCGATTACCAACTCTGTCCACATGGGGGAGCCAGATACGCGCTCAATGTGTACGGGCACGACCACGCTGTTAACTTGAtcgtttttgtttgtttgtttgtctgtttgttaaatctgataaattaatttgaaattatattctcttaatgacattgtgccgcaacctcagacttggattagtaactttatttatttatttatttaattaatagacaattattcaagccgttttcCTCCGTAATTTTATCGTGATTGCAACAGACTACGTTTAAACATGCATTGACTCGAGCAGCAATTTCCTCCCACACCATCaccctcttctttgcagctgcaacgctgttgcTCTTTCGGAAAATGCCCCCAAAGTCTTcatatgtataaaataaatctgtacTTCGATTGCCGTATAGCGCTGCGGAGCGCGCCTCGTCCATTATCAATGGAGGCCCGACGAATCGGGTCTCCACTGATATTAGCTTATTAgagttgtttcttcttcttttcctttcggcttttcccttcaggggtcgccacagcgaatcaatttcctccatctagccctgtcctttgaatcctcttctctcacaccaactaccttcacgtcttccctcactacatccataaacctcctctttggtcttcctctaggcctcctgcctggcagttcaaaactcaacatccgtctaccaatatattcactatctctcctctggacatgtccaaaccatctcagtctggcctctctgactttatctccaaaacctctaacatgtgctgtccctctgatgtactcattcctgatcctatccttcctggtcactcccagagagaacctcagcatcttcatctctgctacctccagctctgtctcctgtcttttcttcagtgatactgtctctagaccaaacaacattgctggtctcaccacagttttgtacacctttcctttcattttagctgaaactcttctatcacacatcacacctgacaccttcctccatccattccatcctgcctgtacacgcttcttcacctcttttccacactctccattgctctggactgttgagcctaagtacttaaaatcctccaccttcttgatctcttatcctctaacctcactcttccacttgggttcctctcattcacacacatgtactctgtcttactgcggctaaccttcattcctctcctttccaggacaaacttccacctctctagcttctcctccacctgttccctactctcactgcacatcacaatgtcatctgcaaacatcatagtccatggagattcctgtctaacctcgtctgtcagcctgtccatcaccatagcgaacaagaaggggctcagagctgatccctgatgcagtcccacctccaccttgaactcctctgtcacacctacagcacacctcaccactgtcttacagtcctcatacatgtcctgcactgctctaacatacttctctgccactccagacttcctcatacaataccacagttcctctctgggcaccctgtcgtaagctttctccagatctacaaaaacacaatgcagctccctctggccttctctatacctctctatcaacatcctcaacgtaaatactgcatctgtagtactcttttttggcatgaaaccatactgctgctcacaaatgttcacttctgcccttagtctagcttccactactctctcccataacttcattgtatggctcatcagctttattcctctgtagttgccacaactctgcacatctcccttgttcttaaaaatgggcaccagcacacttctcctccattcctcaggcatcttctcactatctaagatcctgttgaacaacccagtcagaaactctactgccacttctcctagacatttccaaacctctacaggtatatcatcaggaccgactgcctttccactcttcatcctcttcaatgccctcctcacttcatcctgactaatgtTTGctgcttcctggtccacagcagtcacctcttctagtttttgttctcatctcattttccatgtccatcaactcttcaaagtactctttccatcttcccatcacactattggcacctgtcaatagacttccatccctatccttaatcaccctaaacctggtgcatgtccttcccatctctgtcactTTGTCTTGCccacctgtatagatcagtctctccctccttactgtacaaactagcatacaagtcatcataagccccttgtttggcctttaatacctctaccttcaccttacgctgcatctccccgtactcctgtctactctcctcagtcctctcagtgttccacttcctcttagctaatctctttctctgtatacactcctgtacctcctcattccaccaccaagtctccttatctacttttcttccagatgactccctgtctccctgatcacattagctgcagttgtccATTCATCtgaaagcacctcctgaccacccagagcctgtcttaactccttcctaaaagtaaTGCAACACtattcctttttcagcttccaccattttgtcttctgctctgcctttgccctcttcatcttcctcaccaccagagtcatcttaaacaccaccatcctatgctgtttggctacactctcacctaccactactttacagtcactgatctccttcagatgacaccgtctacacaagatgtagtctacctgtgggctcctaccaccactcttgtaggtcaccctatgttcctgcctcttctggaagaaaatatgaaaccaGTAAGGATTGGCTCACATCTGATCACACAAAATAAGCATTACTACTAATAGCATATgctctatatatttatatgtgaaGTACATACGTGTCACTCTGTCCATCATCTAACGTATAATGGAAGATAGAAGTAAATGACTATTCACAATCTATTGAACTGGTTACTAACCTATCTGTAAGACTCGTCTATACAGTCCCACATGCATTGACACGATGTTGTgagaaaagcttaaaataatCAGGTCCAATCAGGAtgatatttgaatttatttgagAATTTATTGTACATCTTAAAGGCCAAAGTGTCAAAGCCTGTGCAAATTACAGTAGAACTGACACTGATGATAATAACACTGTGTGGTAAACATTTTTCAGGTATTGAATCAATAAACTCTCCCAATGAGAGTTTGATTTCAAATCTACTTTTTAATGCAAGCTTAAGACAAAGGACGTTTGAGGATGTGTCTCTAATGTTTATATGACTATGaagttttgacattttgaaaatatggTTTTGACATTCACCAGAATCAGATGAAATATGAATTGACAGCCAGCAAACAGTTAGCCTAGCTTTGCAAtaagactgaaaacaaaaacaggtagCGTGGCTTTGTCCAAAGTTGTTAACAGAGCGGTTTCACTTCACAGAACGACTCATCTTGGGAACTTCTGGATAcgctaaaaaaagaaaaagagttaTCACCTTTGGATGCACAGGGTAATTGAATTCTAGTGAATCTCACCATCCCAGAACCAgactccttcctccttccttacCGTCTCTGTGAGGCTGTAGGTGGACAGGCCtggctgtttgtctgtgtttagtGGGGAGCTCAGAGCTGTCTCTGTAATCTCTGGGTTTGGGGGTCTGGGGGTCAGGAATGCCCAGCCAGCTCTTTGATGGTAAAGGTGGCCGGCCGACTGGCACCACCCCTTCCAAACGGGAGGGCACCACAGGTTTCTTGTGCACTGACGGACGGGTGGTGGTGGAGATTGGAGCCTGAGGTTTGGTGTCTGACAGGGTGCAGGAACGGTTGCGTGGGATGGGCACTGGGGGGCGATCAGATTCCACCTCTGTCGCTTTAATGATAGGCTCTGGAGATGAAAGGTGGTCCCTTTGTTGGTGGTCTTGGTCCTTGCCCTGACCAGTAATTTTCTCCATTGAGCCATACAAGGGATTGTCAAACATCTCTGACCTTGTTTCAGTTTCATCTCTAGAAAGCAGAGGATCAGTCAGTAAAGCTCATCCTTTAGCACTTATCTTGAACATTGTGTTTAAGTGTTTGTGTTCACCACACACATAGGATTCGAACATTTCCCTGTGGGACTGTGTGTGCTGCCATCATAGCCACCCTTCTTGGATTCTTTACTTCCCTGCCCAGCCAATGGATGATTTTTTGGAGGCATGCTATAACTCCAACCTTTATCTATCACATTGCTCCTTTGGAAGGACACTCCCATGTAATTCGGGTtagaaatgtcatgtttttggaTAACAGAAGACCtgtcaacaaacaacacaaaaatgtctCTCCCAGAAATCACGTTGGCAATATCTTGAAGTAACCACAGGTGAAAAATATCTTACTTTTTTGTGTCGCTGCTTTTGCCTTTCGAGGAAACAGTGTCATCCCTTTCAATTTTGATGAAATCTGAGGGTAAAATCAGAAATGATCTTATAGTATGAATTTGGTGAGTAAGTACTGACCTGATCTCCAGACTCACCATACAACTTCTCAGTGGGCTTTCCTTCACTGGTGTGCAGCTGGATTCCGCCGGTCAGTGTGCCCGTCTTCTCTCCATGGTGAGTCAACGTGATCTGAAACTCTGTGTAGCAGTACTGGGCAGCTCGCAGTGCAACACAACCCTCTCCTTTATGAATAAGACAGACACTCTCAGCAACCCACAGGCCATCTTCATCTAAAGCTGTGTAAATGTCATTACCATATGACTCGTCACTGTCTGTTGACTTCACACAAATGAGGATGTGTTGGTCCAAAAGGTACTCTGGGTCAGAGATGATCGGGGTGAGCTTGAAAAGATAGGTAGAAATGACAAATTAAGATTTCTGTCCCCACAAGTCCTGTACACTAAAACTACTCATAAATTTACCTCAACTTGGTTGCCAAACCAAACTTTTATTGACCCATCTGAGTGCTCAGCATTCTCTCCCTCTGAAGTCTTGACTGTTTCTGTCATCATTTAGCAGAATATTAGTTTTGACCATCtccacatatttaaaaaatagccTCCATAGAGTTTAGTGTGATGCAGTCCACCATACAGATTATACATACTCTCCAAGCAGCTGGAATGGTATTCAATAAAGAACTTAGTCTTGGACTTCGTCAACAAGGTGGCGACACAGTTCATGACCTGTATTCCACCTTGAGTTGTGCTGTTTGGGCCTGAGAGAACAAGACATGTAAACTGTCACTGTCACTGGTGGAGCAGATAACTTCATATTATCATGCTGTAGATGGTGATCATACCCTGTTTGGAGACAAACTGTGAGGCTACTCCAACTTCAAATGAGGCAAACACTGGTGAGTGGTCACTGGTCATGATGTCAGTAGTGCAACCTGGAAGTTAGAAGGCCTATCTGAATGAGTATGTCTAGTTAAATACCATTAAGGATCACTCCTGCAAAATTGAAttggggttattgttagggttagggttagatttaagGTTAGCATCTCCTTTATAATGTTTCctggcaaaaacaaaatgtttacttCCAGGCTTTGTCCTCAAACCTAATAAATCGTCAAAACATTTATctaatattttatcattttaaatgtcCAAATTAGGAGTCCACCTCTGTCTTTTCTCAGCAGTTGAATTGTTGTTCAATTCTTTCTAGTCCTACCCAGTAAAGGAACTTGTTCAAAGAGAACTACTCACCATAGGCATGGCAGACAACATGAACCAGAGGATATGACTTCCTCAGGACTCGATCACACCATGAGGGCAAATTGTATTTTGTCTGCAGAAGTAAATTAATCATATTTGAAAACTCATGAGACTCAATACAATATGTGGAAAAGGAATTAGTTAAACTGATCTCTGTGCCTGTAACACGAATCACAACATATCCTCACATTAACGTCTTATTCTAGTGCTTTATAACAGGAACATGCTGTGTCAAGGATATCTGGGTTTAATGCTGCAGTTGGTTTTTGCACTTTGGTGACTAACAGGATTCCTACTTATTATATACTATTTATgctttatatattaaaaatattgctCTGTTGGATAGTACTTAAGCTTACCCCTGTGGCTTTGGCCTTTGTGTAAGCATATTTCTCTCTTGTGTCTCTTTCAAAGC is a window of Antennarius striatus isolate MH-2024 chromosome 7, ASM4005453v1, whole genome shotgun sequence DNA encoding:
- the smx5 gene encoding smx5 codes for the protein MLFYSFFKSLVGKDVVVELKNDLSICGTLHSVDQYLNIKLTDISVTDPEKYPHMLSVKNCFIRGSVVRYVQLPADEVDTQLLQDAARKEAMQQKQ